The following DNA comes from Candidatus Sulfotelmatobacter sp..
AGTCGCGACCTACGACACTCTGTTGGTCGCCGGCGTCGAGCGCTTCCAGGAACGCCACGGCCTCACGCCGGACGGGATCGTAGGAGCGGCCACGATCCGCGCGCTCAACGTCTCGGCCACGGCGCGCGTCCAGCAGCTGCGAATCTCGCTCGAGCGCGGCCGCCTGCTGCTGCACGATCTGCCCGAACGGCTGGTGGTGGTCAACATTCCGGCGTTTCGGGCGCTCTACGTCGATGCGGGGCGCGTGCAGCTCAGCTCGCGCGTCGTGGTGGGGAAACCCTACACGCAAACGCCGATCTTTCGCGCCGACATGACCTACGTGGTGCTCAACCCCTCGTGGACGATTCCGCCGGGGATCATGAAGAGCGACGTGATTCCGGGATTGAAACGAGACCCGAACTATCTCGAGAAAAAGGGATTCGTGAGGGTCGGGAACCAGATCGTCCAGCCGCCGGGACCCGACAACGCGCTCGGCCGGATCAAGCTGATGTTCCCGAATCCGCACTTCGTCTACCTGCACGATACGCCCCATCGCGAGTTGTTCGCCGAGAATGCTCGCGCCTTCAGTGCCGGCTGCATCCGCGTGGAGAAGATCGTGGATCTCACCGCGCGGGTGATCGGCGATTCCTCGAGATGGTCGCGGGCGAAGCTCGAAGCCGCGATCGCGACCGGCCAGACCCGCAACATCACGCTGCCGCGCCGGCTCCCCGTGCTGGTCACGTACTGGACCGCGGTGGCCGATCGGTCCGACGGAAAGCCGTACTTCTACGCCGACGCCTACGGTCGCGACCCGGCGTTCATCGCCGCGCTCGATCGACCGTTCCGTGATTCGAAGCCGGAGGCGCGAGTGAAGTGGTGAGGCGCCCGCCTCCATGGAGCGGAGTGCCACGAGCCACCGCCAGGGCGCTGCGGTTCGAGCAGGGATGGCGTGACAGTCCGCGCGCTACAAGGGATCGGTCAGGGTGACGTCGACGGTGTGCTCCTCGTCCACCAGATCGCGGAAGGTGATGGAGTGCACCGCGCCGGCCGGACCGTCGGTCAGCACGCGGTCGATCTCCTCGCGCGTCCATTTCTCGAGCGGCCTCCCGTCCACCGCGACGATCTGATCGAACCACTTGAGCCCGGCGACGTAGGCGCCCGATCCGCGCAGGATCCCTCCGGCGTACACGGTCTCGCCGCTGCGCACCATGATCGCGCCGAAGCGCGACACGTGCTCGCGCTCGGCGAATCGACTACCGGGCTCGAGGTAGAGAACGTGATGCGCGTAGTCGAGCGTGCAGCGGAAGCGCTCGAGCACGCTGTTACCGACATTGCCCGCCAGGTCGTGGTTGGCCATGCCGCCGCTGCGAGTGAGCGTGAGCGCCGCGATGGGCTC
Coding sequences within:
- a CDS encoding L,D-transpeptidase family protein, with the translated sequence MNHPDGRAHRRRILAPALLFALALVASLITPAHAQGARTAVELLQLRVGQIREGVPLAIGGETIASTVVLPDFYERRGFQPAWPDAKSRAELLATLRGCEADGLDPADYHVAEIEALSRAPGTPEANADLDLLATDGVIRLAYHLRFGKVDRVTLQPDWEFKPSEEAELREDPVEALERAVEKHAVAAGLDSLRPSHWLYASLRRALAHYRALESAGGWKSLAGGPALRPGAADPRLDALETRLAIEGDLATAPRTGVATYDTLLVAGVERFQERHGLTPDGIVGAATIRALNVSATARVQQLRISLERGRLLLHDLPERLVVVNIPAFRALYVDAGRVQLSSRVVVGKPYTQTPIFRADMTYVVLNPSWTIPPGIMKSDVIPGLKRDPNYLEKKGFVRVGNQIVQPPGPDNALGRIKLMFPNPHFVYLHDTPHRELFAENARAFSAGCIRVEKIVDLTARVIGDSSRWSRAKLEAAIATGQTRNITLPRRLPVLVTYWTAVADRSDGKPYFYADAYGRDPAFIAALDRPFRDSKPEARVKW